Genomic DNA from Niabella ginsenosidivorans:
AATAGCCAGCTTTCCTTTATAGGTGCCATAGTAATCAAATGTATAAATGCCCTGCGCCGGGTCATAAAGATAAACCAGCTGGTTACGGTCAATTATCTGCTTCGGGCTGATGGTTTCGCTAAAGAGTTGCCTGAAGTCGGGTGTTTTCAGCAGCACGCTTCCGTCATCATTGATCTTTTTAAGCATACTTTCCATATTGTCATACAGCCATATTTTACCATCATAAGAAAGGCCGATTGCCTGTACATTAAAAATGTTCTGCTTCCTGAGGTCGATCGTGTTTACCGGGCTTAGCAGGCGGTCCAGCATTACCACCGTGGCAAAGCTCTGATAGTAAATAAGCACCCGTAAGGGGTTTGAAACATCCAGCAAGGTAGCTTCGCCCAGCTTTTTTACATTGTTGTACACGGCTACGGAATCGCCGGTTTCACTTAATTTTTTCAGTTGGTTGGTAGCGCTGACCAGGTAGATATTTTCCAGGTTATCCACCGCAACCGTTGTGTAATTGCCCGGAATGGTTTTCTGTTGCTGCACCACCAGCTGTGCCTGGGCTGCGGTTACCAGCAACAATTTTAAAGCAAGTAATATAAAAATACGCCGCTTCATCCCCGTACTATTTTTTCGTTTCTGTTTAAGTAGGAAAGCAGCTGCACATCATTGCCATCAAAAACAGCATAGGTAAAGAAGGTGATCCAGTCCCCCAGGTTGATATAACGGCTGGTATCCGTAAGCCGGAAGTCGATGGGCAGATGCCGGTGCCCGAAAATAAAAAAATCATAATGCCTCTTTTGCAGCTGCTCCCGGCAATAAGTGATCAGCCATTCCCTGTCTGCCCCCAGGAAGGTTTCCTCGGATGTGCCGGTTTTTGCGCGGCTTTTACGGCTCATGTAATTGGCCGTGCCCATACCCACCACAGGAGGCAATATGCCAAACAGCCACTGGCAAACCGGATTTCGGAATATTTTTTTCAATCGTTTATAGCCATGATCGCCCGGGCCAAGCCCGTCTCCATGACCTATAAGAAACTGTTTGCCGTTCCATTCAAATTCCTTTGGTTCGAAATAAACCGGCATGTTCAGCTCCTGCTGAAAATAATCCTTCATCCACATGTCATGATTGCCTACAAAAAAATGCAGTTGTATACCGCTATCTGACAGTTCGGCCAGCTTACCTAAAATGCGCACGAACCCCCTGGGCACTACATGGCGGTACTCATACCAGAAATCAAACAGATCGCCTACAATAAAGATTTCCTGTGCCTTATCTTTTATTTCATCCAGGAATTTTACCAGTAATTTTTCCCGCTGAAGGCTTGCCTCATAAGTGGGAACACCCAAATGAAAATCAGAAAGAAAATAAATATTTTTACCTGCCTGCAAAATGAAGTTCAAATTTGAGCAAAGGTAGAAGAAATCAGGTATTTTATTAACTGGCGTATGCACCATGTGTATTTCAAAATGCTGTATGTGCTTTAAAATCCACCAGGGTTTTGTTATTTGCGTTGCAAAGCAGTAAGACAATCCGGTTTGTGTTTTGTTCCCGTGCCGCAGCTATTAATAGGGCAACATGGGGTTTGCTGTTTCTGAAAATTCCCCGGTTATGGAAGTTATTTTCCGGGTTTCGTAAATCAATTTTTAGATGCCGGGAGTAATTTCGCGCAAAAATTGAATGGTAAAATATCTTTTAGCCGCGTTTTTGATCAGTTTAAGTAATTTTTTACAGGCACAGGATGCTACATTAAGAGGAACGATAACTACTGCAGATGGCAAGCCTGCTGAAGCCGTAACCGTTGTTTTGGAAGGAACATCGAAAGCCACTGCCGCCGGCAAAAAGGGAAATTATGAAATTAAAAATATTAAGCCCGGTTCTTATATTGTCCGGGTTTCTTTTGTAGGTGTAAATGAGCAGTCTCAACTTGTAGATTTTAAGGCGGGCGCTGTTGAGACCCTTGATTTTGTTTTAAAGGAAAACGAGCAACAGCTTCAGGAAGTAGTGATTGCCGCCAATAAAATGGGTACTAAAGGAGATGAGTTTGTAGCAAAAATGCCGCTGAAAAACCTGGAAAACCCACAGGTGTATAGTGCTGTTTCAGCCGAAATAATGAAACAGCAGGTCATTAGTAATTATGATGACGCATTAAGGAACGTTCCGGGTATTACAAGAGCCTGGGAATCGACAGGCAGGGGCGGTGATGGAGGGGCATATTTTTCGCTGAGAGGATTTGAGGCGCAACCGGCCCTGGTAAACGGTTTGCCTGCCCTGGTGAGCGGCAATTTAGACCCTGCAGATGTGGAAGAGATACAGGTAATAAAGGGGCCTTCCGGCACCTTATTCGGGGCCAGTTTTTACGGGTATGGAGGCATCATTAATACAATTACCAAAAAGCCGTTTTATCAGTTTGGCGGCGAGGCCAGTTACACTGTGGGCAGTTTTGGCCTGAACAGGCTGGCGGTTGATGTCAATACCCCCCTGAGCAAAACTAAAAAAATAGCGTTTCGTTTAAACGCCGCAGCACAGACCGAAAATAGTTTCCAGGATGCGGGCTTTAAAAAATCCTTTTTTATTGCCCCCGGTTTTGTTTACGAAGTCAATGATAAACTATCTTTTCATGTGCTGGCAGAACTACTGGAAGAAAAGAGGGCTGTGCCTCCCGTATTTTTTAATACCGACCGGGAAAGCCCAATGGATTTTAAAAATATTAAAGAGCTGAATTTAAACCCGGACCTGTCTTTTACCAACAATGATCTGACGATAAGGAATCCCCGGAAGAACCTGCAGGCCCGGATGCTGTATAAATTTAATAGCCAATGGACCTCGCAAACCGTATTTTCCGCCGGGAATATTAAATCAGATGGTATTTATACATATATATGGGGCGTGGATCCTGACAAGCCGGATGAAAGAAACTATTTTTATCAGTATTTCAACAACCAGGATTATAATACCAACACCGTCGATATCCAGCAAAATTTTAATGGCGATTTTAAAATAGGGCAACTCAGGAACCGGGTATTAATAGGACTGGATTATTTTAACAGGACGGAAAAAAATAACAGCTCCGGCTGGATCACCACCCGGCGGGTGAGCCCGCAGGGTGGCATATCAGACACTGACCCGTCCAACCCGGATGGTTTGAATAAGGATGCCATAAAAGCAGCGCTTGCTGCAACGGAATACACCGATAGCAAATTAACCAAACGATCCTACAGTGCATATGCATCCGATGTGATCAATTTTACGCCGGCATTTTCAGCGATGTTGAGCTTACGGGCAGATTATTTTGATAATAAGGCGGGTGCTGCAACTGAAAGTTTTAATCAAATGACGTATTCCCCGAAATTCGGACTGGTTTACCAGCCGGTTTTGGATAAGGTATCCATTTTTGCCAACTATATGAATGCCTTTTTTAATGTCGGACCCGTTGATGTTTATGACAGTAGTAATAATTATATCGGTTCAAAAGCGCTTAAACCGGAAAGGGCCAATCAAATAGAATTTGGGGTAAAAACCAATCTGTTTGAAGAGAAGCTGCAGGCAACGCTCTCCTTTTATAACACAAGGGTTGGAAACCGGGTTTATTCTACGGCTAACAATAACTCTGAGCAGGGTGGCAAAACCCAAAGCAGGGGTGTTGAGTTAGATGTTACCACTAACCCCGTACCGGGGTTAAACTTCATTGCTGGATTCAGCCATGGAAAAATCAAAGTGATCGAAGGAAATACCGCTACACCAACTGATTTTTATAATGAGGTAGGCAGAAGCCCGGGCGGCCAGGGCCCGCAGACCCTTGCCAATTTGTGGGCTACCTATAAAATCATGGACGGAAAATTAAAGGATTTCGGGGTAAGTTTTGGAGGTAACTATGCCGGCGTTAACAAAGTCATTGACAACAGTGTAACCGGTGTTTTTGAGTTACCCGCCTATACTTTATTAAATGGGGGATTATTTTATAATGGTAAAAAAATAAGAGTTACAGCTAATATAAACAATATAACCAATAAACAATATTATATCGGCTACTGGTCTGTAAATCCTCAAAAACGTAGAAACTTTGCTGCAAGTGTTGCATTTAAGTTTTAGTGAACAATGGCTCTTTTAGTAAGCGCAGATCAGGGAAATACTGTTATATACCTGTGTAATAGCCCTTTGCAAGCAAACGGTTTGGCGGCCTGCCAGCATACCAGCTCTTTAAACTCCTATAATTTCCAACGGCTTTGCCGGAAGCCTGCTATATTTGTAGCATAAATTTTGATTATTACTTAATAAGGAATTCAGTTATTATGCAGTTAACAGCAACATTGGTTCAGATACTGCCCTTACAAAAGGGAACGGGAAGAAACGGAGAATGGAGAAAACAGGATATTATCGTAGAAACGCAGGCGCAATATCCTAAAAAAGTATGTATCTCTATATGGGGCGATAAAATAAACGAGAGTGTATTAAAAATAGGAAATCAGCTGAATATTTCCTTTGATGTTGAAAGCAGGGAATATAATGGTAGGTGGTATACGGATGTTAAGGCCTGGAAGGTAGAGTTGGCATCCGCCACAAACAACGGGGGCGCCAGCTATACAGATACCCCCCCACCCGATAATTATTCGGATCTGAATGAGGGTGGGGCAGATGATCTCCCTTTTTAAGGAATCTTTTGGTTCTTTCAATTATATGAAGTAACACAAAATGGAGGCGGTGAATCATTCTATAAACAATAAAAGTGTTTGCGTAATTTCCTGCCTGTGGCAGGTACCGGATAGATAAAGCCAATAAAAATATGCAGATGAAAAAACAGTTGACAGGCATTATAGGAATGGGAATTATTTTGGGAGGAATTATTGCAGGATGTAACGGCTGTAAGGGCAAAAATACATCCGGCAAAGGAGGTGAGGACGACACAACAGGAATTGACAGGAGCGAAAGGCATGATACATTAGTAACCCAGCCACCTGCTGATTCCTTAAATACTTTTGTGATTACCCCGGCTAATAAGGATAGTGTATTGTCTGCCACAACAAAAGAAGTGCTGACCCTCTTTAAAAACAAGGAATATGAAAAGCTGGACTCCTTTATCCATCCCGAAGAAGGCATCCGGTTTTCTCCTTACGGTACCGTGGATCCGAAAGACGATAAAAAATTCAGCAGGGAAGAATTTAAAGGCCTGATTACAACAGACAGGAACAAGAAAATAGAATGGGGGTCTTATGATGGAAGCGGCAACCCGATTTTATTAACCCCTGCAGAATACTTTGGCAGGTTTGTATACGATGGCAACTTTTTAAAACCACAGAAAGCCGGGGTGAATATACGGTTTGGGAAAGGCAACTCAATCAACAACCTGAAAACCGTTTATCCCGGTTCAGAATTTACAGAGAACTATTTAGACGGAACAAAAAAGAACGGTGGCATCGACTGGAGATCTGTACGGCTGGTGTACAAGCTCAAAAACGGCCGGTACTACCTGGTAGGCATCATCCACGACCAGTGGACCATCTGATAAGCGGATTTAAAAGAAACAATGCAAAGGTAGAAGCATTCAGTAAACCACTCTTTATAACAGAAACCGGATTTGTAAAAGAAGCAGTAAAACAGACCTTAAGATACTAAGTTACAGAGCGGTTAGCTTATAATTATAATATTGTACCTTTAAGTATTATGAACTGGTAAAATGATTATTAAAAACACAAAGATTCCGGTTGAACTGGTCCTTGAAAAATTAGGTCACGGGTATTCTTTGGAAACACTTTTGGAAGCCTACCCCAATCTTACTACAGAGCAGATCCAGGCTTGTTTGCTTTTTGCTTCGGATAATGTAAAATAGGAGAAAATAGTTGCTGTTGCCTGATGAAAGCACTATTCGTTGCAGATGAGCGTGTAGATTTCAGAATTGTAAAAGCGCTTCGTCTATATGGGGCTGAAGTTTTTGCTATTTGCGAAGAACAACCATCTATAAATGATCAGGAAGTTTTACATATTGCAGTTTCTAAGAATGCGGTATTGATTACAGAAGATAAGGATTTTGGGGAATTGGTTTTTCGCCTGCGATTACCGCACAAAGGGGTTATACTTGGGCGGATGAAAGATGTAAATTTCAAAATCGAAAACGTTGCAGCAGCAATTTATCAGAACTTTGAGCTATTACATAACAGGTTTTCGGTAATTAATGAACGAAGGCTTCGTATAAAAGAATGAACTATAAACTGACGATGTAAGTTCTGTTTTTGCTTTAGCCTGTTTTATTTTGTATCCTTAAGCAAAAAGAATTTCAAGATATGTCTGTTATTAAGCTACCCTTACTGTTTGTAGGCTCAAAAGGAGAGAAACACCTGAATACGTTATTTGATAGTGGGGCAAATCTTTCTTGCATTGGGAAAGAGCGGTTACAGAAATTAGAAGATCCCATTAATCCGGGCCAGGTAAGACGATTATCAACAGCAAGTGAAGGGCATTATATTGAAGTTAATGAAAGAGTTACGCTCGATTTTTATATAAACGACATATTGCTCTCTGATGAATTCCTGGTGGTGCCGGGCCTGAGTGAAGAAGCCATTATTGGCGCCGCTACATTACAGAAATGGAGGATCAGACTGAACTTTGAGCACGATATAGTAGGAGAGGTAGACCCCAAAGTGGCTAAGCTACAATTGATTTAAACCTGCTACCTACACCAATTCTTTTCTCAACCTTGCCACCGGAATATTCAGCTGCTCCCGGTATTTGGCAACAGTACGGCGGGCAATATTATAGCCTTTTTCCTGCAGCAGCTCTGTAAGCTTTTCATCGCTGTAAGGATGTTTTTTACTTTCCGATTCGATCAGGTCCGTCAGGATCTTTTTCACTTCGCGGGTGGACACTTCTTCGCCGCTATCGGTGCTTAATGATTCGCTGAAGAAAAATTTCAGCCGGTAAGTGCCAAATTCGGTCTGTACAAATTTGCTGTTGGCCACACGGCTTACGGTAGATATATCCAGGTTGGTTTTTTCGGCAATGTCTTTTAAGATCATTGGCTTCAGGGTGGTCTCATCCCCTGTAAGGAAAAATTCTTCCTGGTGCTCCATAATCGCAGACATCGTATCCAGCAAGGTATGCTGCCGTTGTCTGATGGCATCAATGAACCATTTGGCGGCGTCAATTTTTTGTTTTATGAATAATACCGCTTCCTTCTGCTGTTTGTCTTTTTTGGATCCGCGGTCATATTCCTTCATCATATCCTTATAGCCTTCACTGATGCGGAGCTCCGGCGCGTTGCGGCTGTTTAATGTCAGTTCCAGCTTCCCATTGTGGTTCATAATAAAGAAATCCGGAACTACATAGCTTTCGGCTTTGTTTACAGCGCCTACATTGCCGCCCGGTTTGGGGTTCAGCCGTACGATCTGCTGCATTACGTCTTTCAGCTCTTCTTCTGTTAAACCCAGGCCGCGCTGAATTTTTTCGTAATGCTTCTTGGTAAATTCATCAAAGTATTTTTCAATTGCCAGGATGGCTTTATCAACTTCTTTTCCTTCCTGTTTTTGTCTTTTTAACTGCAGCAGCAAACATTCCGGCAGGTTCCGGGCGCCCACACCGGGAGGGTCAAACTGCTGGATCTTTTGAATGATCTTTTCCACTTCCTCTGTTGTGGTCTCAATATTCTGGCGAAACGCAAGGTCATCTACCAGGGCCGGCGTGTCTCTCCTCAGGTATCCATCCTCGTCAATGCTTCCGATGATATGCTGCGCAATACGGTGCTCTTTTTCAGACAGGGAAAGGAGGCCCAGCTGGTTCTCCAAGGTATCATAAAAACTGGTTTCCGTTTTTATCGGCAGCTGCCGGTTTTCTTCTTCACCATAATGATCTTCACGGGTCTTATAATCCGCAATATCATCATCACCATCGTGCACATAATCGCTTACATCAATCGTATCATACTCATCGTGTCCTGAATCTGAATCATCCAGAGAGTTTTCGCTATCTGCAAATTCATCTTTCAGATCGCCTTCATCGCTGTGTTTTGCATCATCCAGCTCCAGTGCCGGGTTTTCTTCCATCTCTTCCTTGATCCTTTCTTCCAGGTTAGCAGTGGGCACCTGCAGCAATTTCATCAGCTGAATTTGCTGGGGCGATAGCTTTTGTAAAAGTTTCTGTTGTAATGATTGTCCTAAAGCCATTTTTTTAAAAAGTCCGTTTCATCTCAAAAACCGAGCCGCAAATTACAAATATAAAGTTTTGCAACACAAAATACTATTTTAAATACCGGCAACCTGTACCAGGTGGTCCTATAAATATTTGATTTATAAATAAGTGTAATAAAACCTGTGAAAAGAGAAGCAATGGGCAATCTGCATATTATAATGATTAAAAAATCAGCTGTTTTGTTAGAAATTTTATAAAAGTGTTTCTAACACATGTTAGCGCTTTTGCTATATTTGTAACAGCAGATTTTCAGAATTGCTGATCGGATTGAACCCTATGGAAGAAGAATTACATACCATAAAAGCCGGAATTGCAGCCAATGACCAAAAAGCCTTTGGACAGTTATTTGCCTTATTTTATAAGCGGTTGTACCGGTTTTCTTTATCCATATTGCGGATTCCGGAGCTGGCCAATGAGGTGGTTGAGGATGTATTTCTAAAGCTATGGTCTAACCGGTCGGGTCTTTCCGCTATTAACAACCTTTCGGTTTACCTCTATGTAGCTGTAAAGAACCAATCACTGAATAAGCTTTCCCTGAAAGCCAATGAATGGATTTCATCCGGATTAGATGAAATGATGATGAATGTGGTAGCGGTTGACAATGATCCTTATACACAGATGATTACGGGGGAAATGTTGAACAAGGTAAACCGAGCAATAGAGGAACTGCCTCCCCGTTGTAAGATGATCTTTAAGCTGGTGAGGGAAGATGGCCTTAAATACAAAGAAGTGGCAGCAATACTGAATATATCCGTAAACACCATCGATGTCCAGATGGCTACTGCTGTTAAGCGCATCAGTGAGTCATTAGGTATTGCCAAAAATATTCCTGTGCATCCGTTTTCAAAAAAAATAAAAAAAAGCTGAAAAACAGATAGTAGATAACTGCTGATTCCCTGTCCTTTTATATATAGGCGACAGATTGCTTGTATTTGATCAGTAATGATGCTATATGGAAATTAATGGCCCGTAACATCTACGGGGAGGCCTCACCAGAAGAACAGGAGGCGTTGCATCAGTTCCTGAGCGAACATCCGCAGTTGCAGCAGCGATATGAATTAATGAAGTCATTAATTCATCATATAAATGATACTACGCATTCTAAGGGTGCTGCCGGTCTTTCTGAAAGAGCAGCTGCGCTGATTGCGGGCAGGCAGGCATCCGTCCGGACAGCGGTTCCCAAAAGTAAAACAGTTGTCAGGAACTACCTGGTGTATGGTACGGCAATAGCGGCCCTGTTCCTTGTGTACCTGGGCATGCGCGGAGAGAGACATCAATCCCCGGCGTCAGCCGGTAGTAATCAGCTACGGCCGGCATTGATCGTTCAAAATGGGAACCGAAGGCAACTGTTGTTGCCGGATGGCAGCAAGGTATGGCTCAATGGCGGATCAAAATTATATTATGTTACCAATTTTAAAGGAGCAACCAGGGAGGTACGCCTTGAGGGGGAAGGTTTTTTTGATGTAAACAAGATCAGCAATAAACCTTTTATTGTACATGCGGGAGCTATTGATATAAAAGTGCTGGGAACCGCGTTCAATGTAAAAGCGTATCCTGATGAAAATGCGGTTACCACTGCCTTATACAGGGGGCTGATCAGCATTACCAAACATGACGGAGCAAAAGGCTTTCAGCCTATTTTGCTTTATCCCAACCAAAAACTGGTTATTCCGGGCAATATTATTTCGGGAGACAGTGTGACAGCGCCTTCGCCCCTGAATGCTGTTAAAATTGAAGCGCTGGACAGTACAAAACCCGAAACAGAGCGTTTAGAAACCGCCTGGGTATATAACCGGCTTGAATTCCGTGGAGAGGATTTTATTACGCTTGCCCGAAAAATGGAGCACTGGTATAATGTAAGCATTCATTTCCGGGATGAAAAAGTAAAGCACCTCAGCTTTTACGGTTCCTTTGAAAAAGAAACTATTGAGCAGGCAATGCATGCGTTGCAAACGGCCAATGCATTTAATTATACAATCGAAAAAAATGATATATCGATCAGTTCAATCAATTAAAAATTGCAGGAATGATTAAAAAAAGACGATACGTAAACCCATTTTGATCTGTTAACTTTACATGAAGCCGATCGCTTGCTTCATGTGCTATCATTAAAAAATAATATTGATCACATGAAATGCTTAAAAAAGGGACATATTCCCCCCAAAACAAAAAAAGTTTTTCTTGCTATGAAATTGACGATGCTGTTCCTGCTGTTTTTTATAGTCAATGTCCATGCGAACGGATTCGGCCAGCAGCGCATCAATTTGAAAATGAAGAAAACAGCGCTTGCAGAAGTCCTTCATTCTATTGAACAGACAACATCCTACCGGTTCCTGTATAACAATGACCTGGAACAGCTGACATCAAAAGTGTCTGTAAGCGCAAAAGACGCCACAATTGATGAAGTGCTGCCGGTATTGCTGTTTTATACCAACCTTACTTTCCAGAAAATGGAGAACAACCTTATTGTACTGAAGGAAGATCCGCTGGGCAGGAAAGACATTACCGTAACCGGCAAGGTTACGGATAGCTCGGGAGCACCTTTATCAGGCGTTTCCGTACAGGTAAAAGGTACTACCATAGGCACCACTACCAATGCCGAAGGCGCCTTTACGCTTTCCGTTCCGGACCCCAACAGCATCCTGGTCTTTTCAATTGTAGGATATGATGCGCAGGAATATCCTTTAAACGGGAGTACGAGTATTACAGTTTCCATGAAAGGATCGCAACAGGTAATGGACCAGGTGGTGGTGATCGGGTATGGAACAGCCCGGAAGAGGGATTTAACAGGATCTGTAGCATCCGTTAAGGGTTCTGACTTAGCCAAACAGCCTGTTCAAACTCCTACACAGGCGCTCCAGGGTAAAGTATCCGGGGTTCAGGTTATAAGCTCTGGTCAGCCAAATGCAACTCCTTTAATAAGGATTAGAGGCGCTGGTTCTACATTAGCAGGAATTGAGCCTTTATATGTTGTTGATGGTGTAATTACTACAGATATAAGAAATATTAATTCAAATGACATCGTGACTTTGGATATTTTAAAAGATGCGAGTGCGACAGCCATATATGGTATGCGGGCAGCTAATGGGGTAGTTCTTATTACAACAAAAAAAGGCCGTTCCGGAAAAATGAAGTTTGCTTATGATGCAAATGTTGGTTTAAGAGAAGCGACAAAACTGGTGAATATGGCCGGTGAAAAACAGTATGCAGGGTATCTTAATGAAGGAAATATTTATTATGGGAGCGGGGATAGTCTTGTGAAAGCCTCGGCTCTTCAGGGATATAATACAGATTGGTATGATGCTATTCTAAGGAAAGGCTTCCAGCAAAATCATAATCTATCAATATCTGGCGGCAATGAAAGTGTCACGTATTTTTTAAGTGCAGGATACCTGACCGATGAGGGTATTCAGGTAGGCAATAATTTCAGCAGGTTTACTCTGCGTTCAAACAATGAATATAATCTTTCAAAGAAGCTAAAACTGGGAACTTTAATTTCATACGCATTTTCCGATGATAAGGGCGTAAACGCAGGAGCATTTAGCAGCGCTTATAGAGCAGCGCCAATTATACCTGCAAAAATCGGAGATAAATATGGAAATACATCACTTGTTGGAAATGTTTCAAACCCGCTTGTAAGTATTGACAAAACAGATGCCCGGTTTTTGACTAACAGGTTACAGGGAACGGGTTATCTCGAGTACAAACCAGTTACATGGCTGACGTTAAAATCAAGTATAGGGATTGACATGAGTTATCTAAAAAATACCACGTATGATTATGCATTTCTCAGTGATGAAAGCACTTTTATTACCCCCGGAGGCAATCAGCAAAGGGCAAGAAGCCAGCTTACCCTTGTTAAAAACGATATAACACGCTATGTTTGGGATAATACAGCAACCTTCTCTAAACAATTTGATAAGCATCATTTTACATTTCTTGTAGGAACAACGGCGGAACAATATAAAGCCAATAACTCTAATGGAACAGCCTTGGATGTTCCGGTGAATAAAGATCAATGGTATTTAAATGCCGGAGCGTCCGGAACACAAACGATTGATAATACAGGAGATAAATGGACCAGAAATTCTTATTTGTCAAGGCTAAATTACAACTATGATAATCGCTACCTCCTGACTGCTTCTTTCAGGGCAGATGGAACATCAAGGTTTAGTTCCAGTAACAGATGGGGCTACTTTCCTTCTGTTGGAGCAGCATGGAATATCGGCAATGAGAATTTTATGAAAAATCAGGATATTTTTAAAGACATCAAACTCAGAGCCAGCTGGGGTAAAGTAGGCAATGATAATATACCTACAGGACTTTATTACTCTATTGCAAATATAACTAGACCGTATTATTTTGACGGCTCAAGATACAGTGTAATAACTTTTGATAACATAACTGATAAAAATATTCGATGGGAAATTACTGAAGAAACAGATCTTGGCATAGAATTTACAACTCTGAAACGCAGGTTAAATGTAGAGATTGACTACTATAATAAACGTACAAAAGACGCTTTAACTTATGTAAATCTG
This window encodes:
- a CDS encoding SusC/RagA family TonB-linked outer membrane protein codes for the protein MENNLIVLKEDPLGRKDITVTGKVTDSSGAPLSGVSVQVKGTTIGTTTNAEGAFTLSVPDPNSILVFSIVGYDAQEYPLNGSTSITVSMKGSQQVMDQVVVIGYGTARKRDLTGSVASVKGSDLAKQPVQTPTQALQGKVSGVQVISSGQPNATPLIRIRGAGSTLAGIEPLYVVDGVITTDIRNINSNDIVTLDILKDASATAIYGMRAANGVVLITTKKGRSGKMKFAYDANVGLREATKLVNMAGEKQYAGYLNEGNIYYGSGDSLVKASALQGYNTDWYDAILRKGFQQNHNLSISGGNESVTYFLSAGYLTDEGIQVGNNFSRFTLRSNNEYNLSKKLKLGTLISYAFSDDKGVNAGAFSSAYRAAPIIPAKIGDKYGNTSLVGNVSNPLVSIDKTDARFLTNRLQGTGYLEYKPVTWLTLKSSIGIDMSYLKNTTYDYAFLSDESTFITPGGNQQRARSQLTLVKNDITRYVWDNTATFSKQFDKHHFTFLVGTTAEQYKANNSNGTALDVPVNKDQWYLNAGASGTQTIDNTGDKWTRNSYLSRLNYNYDNRYLLTASFRADGTSRFSSSNRWGYFPSVGAAWNIGNENFMKNQDIFKDIKLRASWGKVGNDNIPTGLYYSIANITRPYYFDGSRYSVITFDNITDKNIRWEITEETDLGIEFTTLKRRLNVEIDYYNKRTKDALTYVNLPGILGDADNRYITNAATFENKGFELNLNWNDHFSDEWTYSIGGNIAANKNQILNLNGGQALFDGNVNGFTTLSDNGHAIGSFYLLQMDGIFQTEAEIAASAQPNAVPGDIKYKDINGDKKIDNNDRVFSGAYLPKLTYGVNGSIGYKNWDFSFTSYGTSGSKIYNGKKALRGTDSRDNIEAAVAVGRWTPNNPSNTIPRATLGLMTPSTYFLENGNFFRINNLTIGYKLPEKLLSRYKINTLRVYFTGQNLFTFTHYSGFTPEIIGTAPYDTPLNAGIEINTYPTTRTFAFGLNLGF